The Rhodocytophaga rosea genome has a segment encoding these proteins:
- a CDS encoding tetratricopeptide repeat-containing sensor histidine kinase, translating to MKLIRTLLRYISVLFFFFWIQVANGQKSKIDSLENVLRSTADDTLKVELLYKIVWQHSLSGGNPETANHYIDQLCSLSQTLNYPLGNAYCLDLRGVRARNISEYGEALSFHKKALKIAQDINNEKLKAITHNNIGVVYRRFNDYQNALYHHLEALKIAEKIQDKYNISTAVNSIGNIYFSMKEYSKALNYFAKGLEQAKEMQNSVGIAINLNNIGGVYESLGEYTKALTHYTESLTINQALGNTKGIAICFNDLGTVHLKMNNTALALKFYKAARNMNEKIGDKKYLSANYINLGLAYKANREYNQAYINLKKGLDMALHIGAKEEIQDAYASLSETYSLSGDYKMALFYNHKAAAYKDSLLNEHNQETIARMQSLFDIEQKEAQINLLETEKYIKEDQLRNQRILTIALVIGLVFILILFGIVYRNNHNRKQLNRILAYQNAAILHQKDTLDLKNQELTRLSEEKNDLMGVVAHDLRSPLSRIFGLANVMQLESDNLNSSQKEYIKLIGKTAGHLNEMIAKILDINAIDAKKINLEMQLVNVSRLLQETVNNFEEAASKKNIKFICHYAPGEHQAKLDWVYATQVLENLISNAIKFSPANKSVFISLQEVQDTIEIEIKDQGPGFVPEDMPKLFGRFQKLSAQPTAGEDSTGLGLSIVKKYMEAMQGEVACHSNPGQGASFTLTFRKALITISAMS from the coding sequence ATGAAATTAATCCGGACCCTGCTCAGATATATATCAGTTCTGTTCTTTTTTTTCTGGATACAAGTTGCTAACGGTCAGAAAAGTAAGATTGATAGTCTGGAGAATGTATTAAGAAGTACTGCAGATGATACACTCAAAGTAGAGTTGCTGTATAAAATTGTCTGGCAGCACTCTTTATCCGGGGGTAATCCTGAAACAGCCAATCACTATATAGACCAGCTTTGTTCGCTGTCTCAAACACTTAATTATCCCTTAGGAAACGCATATTGCCTGGATCTCCGTGGGGTCCGTGCCCGTAATATCAGTGAGTATGGAGAGGCGCTCTCTTTTCACAAAAAGGCATTAAAAATTGCCCAAGATATTAATAATGAGAAGTTAAAAGCAATTACTCATAATAATATAGGCGTTGTATACAGACGTTTCAACGATTACCAGAACGCGCTCTATCATCACCTGGAAGCACTAAAAATCGCTGAGAAAATCCAGGATAAATATAATATTTCAACCGCTGTGAATAGTATCGGAAACATTTATTTTTCCATGAAAGAATACAGTAAAGCACTGAATTATTTTGCCAAGGGGCTGGAACAGGCAAAAGAAATGCAAAATTCTGTGGGGATTGCAATTAATCTCAATAATATAGGCGGTGTTTATGAAAGTTTAGGTGAGTATACAAAAGCCCTGACCCATTATACCGAATCTCTTACAATTAACCAGGCACTTGGCAATACGAAAGGTATAGCTATATGTTTTAATGACTTGGGAACGGTACATCTTAAAATGAATAATACCGCACTGGCCCTTAAATTTTATAAAGCCGCACGAAATATGAATGAGAAGATAGGAGATAAAAAATACCTGTCTGCCAACTATATCAACCTGGGATTAGCCTACAAAGCTAACAGAGAATATAACCAGGCATATATAAATTTGAAAAAAGGCCTGGATATGGCTTTGCATATCGGTGCTAAAGAAGAAATTCAGGATGCATATGCCAGTCTTTCGGAAACCTACTCTTTATCGGGTGATTATAAAATGGCTTTATTTTACAATCATAAAGCCGCCGCATATAAAGACAGTTTGCTGAATGAACATAACCAGGAGACTATTGCCCGTATGCAATCCTTATTTGATATTGAACAAAAAGAAGCCCAAATCAACTTGCTAGAGACTGAAAAATATATAAAGGAAGACCAGCTTCGAAATCAGCGCATACTTACCATTGCTTTAGTAATTGGTCTTGTTTTCATTCTCATATTATTTGGCATTGTATACCGGAATAATCACAACCGGAAGCAGTTAAACCGCATACTGGCTTACCAGAATGCCGCTATATTACACCAGAAAGATACTCTTGATTTAAAAAATCAGGAATTAACCCGTCTGAGCGAAGAAAAAAATGATCTTATGGGTGTAGTTGCACATGATTTGCGTAGTCCGCTGAGCCGCATTTTCGGACTAGCAAACGTGATGCAACTGGAGTCAGATAATTTAAATTCTTCTCAGAAAGAATATATAAAATTAATAGGAAAAACTGCGGGACATCTTAATGAGATGATTGCCAAAATATTGGATATAAATGCCATTGATGCAAAAAAAATAAATCTGGAAATGCAACTGGTAAATGTCTCACGACTTTTGCAGGAGACAGTAAATAATTTTGAAGAGGCCGCCAGTAAGAAAAATATTAAGTTCATCTGCCACTACGCTCCGGGAGAACATCAGGCTAAGCTAGACTGGGTGTATGCTACACAGGTTTTAGAAAATCTGATCTCCAATGCAATTAAATTTTCACCAGCCAATAAAAGTGTTTTCATCTCTCTACAAGAAGTTCAAGATACCATTGAAATAGAAATCAAAGACCAGGGCCCGGGTTTTGTACCTGAAGATATGCCCAAACTATTCGGCAGGTTCCAGAAACTGAGTGCCCAACCTACTGCCGGTGAAGACTCTACCGGACTAGGTTTATCTATTGTAAAAAAATACATGGAAGCCATGCAAGGTGAAGTTGCTTGCCACAGTAATCCCGGACAGGGTGCCTCGTTTACACTTACGTTTAGAAAAGCCCTGATAACTATTTCAGCAATGAGTTGA
- a CDS encoding amidohydrolase has translation MGKLLTTCFIILLTLTIVSAQPSSLTQDIAAYTDQSYQALFDLYKDLHAHPEISFQEKNTAAKIAAQLKSLGFEVTENFGGYGIVGILKNGTGPCVMVRTDLDGLPVEEKTNAPYASKTRTKDETGKDVPTMHACGHDVHMTVFTGVAKTMVQFKNRWKGTLLMIGQPAEERSGGAKAMLQQGLFTKFPKPDYALALHMNAFLAAGKVGYTEGGIMASVDAVDITVRGIGGHGAIPQNTKDPIVLASQIVIALQTIVSREISPFEPAVVTVGSIQGGTQYNIIPDEVKLQLTLRSYSDAVRNQTIAAINRICKGIAEAAGVSQDRLPIVTIRDQYTPPTINDIPLTRRLTNIFAETIGKENVVDTPASMVGEDFSFYSRQEAKIPTCMFWLGAVDPEQIDKNRKNNQELPSLHSGLFLPLPEPAIKTGIKAMSAAVLELMHKR, from the coding sequence ATGGGAAAACTGCTAACTACCTGCTTTATAATTCTTTTAACCTTAACTATTGTTTCTGCTCAGCCCTCTTCACTTACTCAAGATATCGCAGCCTATACAGATCAATCTTATCAGGCGCTTTTTGATTTATATAAAGATTTACATGCACATCCGGAAATTTCTTTCCAGGAAAAAAATACAGCAGCAAAAATTGCTGCACAGCTAAAATCGCTTGGTTTTGAGGTTACCGAAAACTTTGGGGGATATGGCATAGTGGGTATACTTAAAAATGGTACTGGTCCTTGTGTAATGGTACGCACCGACCTGGATGGATTGCCTGTAGAGGAAAAAACGAATGCGCCATACGCCAGTAAAACACGAACCAAAGATGAAACTGGAAAAGATGTACCCACTATGCATGCCTGCGGACATGATGTGCATATGACCGTTTTTACAGGCGTAGCCAAAACGATGGTACAATTTAAAAATCGGTGGAAAGGAACCTTGCTGATGATCGGGCAACCAGCTGAAGAACGGAGCGGGGGAGCCAAAGCGATGCTCCAGCAAGGCTTATTTACTAAATTTCCCAAACCAGATTATGCCCTCGCTTTACATATGAATGCTTTTTTGGCCGCCGGGAAAGTAGGATATACGGAGGGTGGTATTATGGCTAGTGTAGATGCAGTGGATATTACAGTGAGAGGTATAGGAGGACATGGTGCTATTCCACAAAATACCAAAGATCCTATTGTGCTTGCTTCTCAGATTGTAATTGCTTTACAAACTATTGTGAGCCGTGAAATTTCTCCTTTTGAGCCCGCCGTAGTAACGGTAGGCTCTATTCAGGGAGGAACCCAGTATAATATTATTCCCGATGAAGTAAAGCTCCAGCTTACCTTACGTTCTTACTCTGATGCGGTGCGTAACCAGACTATTGCTGCCATCAATCGTATTTGCAAGGGAATTGCAGAGGCGGCAGGTGTTTCTCAAGACCGTTTGCCTATTGTAACCATTCGTGACCAGTATACGCCTCCAACTATTAATGATATTCCACTTACCCGCCGCCTTACCAATATATTTGCCGAAACTATCGGGAAAGAAAATGTAGTAGATACACCTGCTTCTATGGTAGGAGAAGATTTCTCATTTTATAGCCGCCAGGAGGCTAAAATTCCCACTTGTATGTTCTGGCTGGGTGCTGTAGATCCTGAACAAATAGATAAAAACCGCAAAAATAACCAGGAGTTGCCTTCTTTACATTCCGGATTATTTCTTCCTCTGCCTGAACCTGCTATCAAGACGGGTATAAAAGCGATGTCGGCAGCAGTTTTAGAATTAATGCATAAAAGATAG
- a CDS encoding DUF5916 domain-containing protein, which translates to MHRILLLTFFTFLSEGLVFAQARQYRALRTSEAIKVDGVLDESIWQQSPEASQFVQNWPRYGQPETQKTKVRIVYDDIAVYVAAMMYESSADSILRQLTVRDNIGNSDYFAIYLDTYLDKINGYGFMVTAAGVQSDARYSSNGEDRAWNAVWESKVKINADSWVVEMKIPYSAIRFSNREEQVWGLNFRRQVRRNNESFFWNPVNPAVSGFLNQFGQLTGIEHIKSPLRLALLPYISSYANHYPHNTPDKRNATFNLNGGMDVKYGINESFTLDMTLVPDFGQVQSDNQVLNLSPFEVRFNENRQFFTEGTELFNKGGFFYSRRVGGTPLKYGDVEGQLQEGEEIVENPTTSRLVNASKISGRTKGGLGIGIFNAVSPNIYATVENEEGEQRKILTQPLSNYNILVFDQSLKNNSYVSLINTNVTRSGHTYDANVTGGLFKLANKKNTFALNGRTAVSQKFDPELNRPDRGYTLSLSGSKISGNLQYSLTQVIETDKYNPNDLGILYNNNEVSQIGRIAYNIYRPFWKLNNLYTSFSTAYSRLYRPDVFQNFWMNAGVYTTLKNFYEIGTHVNVEPVKTYDFYEPRVAGRYYTFPTNVQIGSDFYTDGRKKFALGLHGRYRTFNENNRQLYYVEISPRYRVNDKLSLQYNFNTRTVQDEMGSFGENVRNDSIFFGLRNVRAISSTLNSSYIFTEKMSLTLRARHYTSSALYRKYFALNTDGTLTEANFDQAKDVNFNTFNVDMVFSWWFAPGSEVSLVWKNAIASDGMEYTPNYLSNVNQTLQSPQNNSISIKVLYYLDVLNLKGKSQPKAPALITSI; encoded by the coding sequence ATGCACCGGATACTTCTACTTACTTTTTTCACATTTTTGTCTGAAGGTTTAGTATTTGCACAAGCCCGCCAATACAGGGCTTTACGCACTTCAGAAGCAATTAAGGTAGATGGAGTATTAGATGAATCAATCTGGCAACAAAGCCCGGAAGCTAGTCAGTTTGTCCAAAACTGGCCTAGATATGGGCAACCGGAAACCCAGAAAACCAAAGTTAGGATTGTATATGATGATATAGCCGTTTATGTAGCAGCTATGATGTATGAAAGTTCGGCGGACAGCATTTTAAGGCAACTAACTGTTAGGGATAATATTGGTAACTCAGATTATTTCGCAATCTACCTGGATACCTATCTGGACAAAATTAATGGCTATGGTTTTATGGTAACAGCCGCTGGTGTACAATCAGATGCCCGCTATTCCTCTAATGGCGAGGACCGGGCCTGGAATGCCGTATGGGAAAGTAAAGTAAAAATCAATGCTGATAGCTGGGTGGTTGAGATGAAAATTCCTTATTCAGCCATCCGTTTTTCTAACCGGGAAGAACAAGTATGGGGGCTCAACTTCAGGCGACAGGTCCGCCGGAACAATGAGTCTTTTTTCTGGAACCCGGTAAATCCGGCTGTAAGCGGCTTTCTCAACCAGTTTGGCCAGCTTACCGGTATCGAACACATCAAATCTCCCTTGCGTCTGGCTTTATTGCCCTATATTTCAAGTTATGCCAACCATTATCCGCATAATACACCTGACAAGCGAAATGCTACTTTTAATTTAAATGGGGGAATGGATGTAAAATATGGCATTAATGAGAGTTTTACGCTGGATATGACCCTAGTTCCGGATTTTGGTCAGGTACAGTCAGATAATCAGGTATTAAATTTATCGCCTTTTGAAGTGCGGTTTAACGAGAACAGGCAATTTTTTACAGAAGGCACCGAGTTGTTTAACAAAGGGGGGTTCTTTTATTCCCGAAGAGTAGGCGGCACTCCTCTTAAATATGGCGATGTGGAAGGACAATTACAGGAAGGTGAAGAAATTGTAGAAAATCCTACCACCAGCCGGCTGGTAAATGCCAGTAAAATTTCCGGACGAACCAAAGGCGGATTAGGGATTGGTATTTTTAATGCAGTTTCACCCAATATATATGCAACCGTAGAGAATGAGGAAGGCGAACAGCGCAAAATTCTCACCCAGCCACTTTCCAATTACAACATTTTAGTATTTGACCAGTCGCTGAAAAACAATTCCTATGTGAGTCTGATTAATACCAATGTTACCAGGTCCGGGCACACCTATGATGCCAATGTAACTGGCGGCCTTTTTAAACTTGCCAATAAGAAAAATACGTTTGCCCTCAATGGACGTACAGCTGTAAGCCAGAAATTTGATCCTGAATTAAACCGGCCTGACCGGGGGTATACGCTTTCTCTTTCTGGCAGTAAGATCAGCGGAAATCTGCAATATTCACTCACACAGGTGATAGAAACAGATAAGTATAATCCCAATGATCTGGGGATTTTATACAATAATAATGAGGTTTCGCAGATAGGCAGAATTGCCTATAATATTTACAGGCCTTTCTGGAAGCTTAATAACCTGTATACTAGTTTCAGCACGGCTTATTCGAGGCTCTACCGGCCGGATGTTTTCCAGAATTTCTGGATGAATGCCGGGGTATATACTACCCTGAAAAACTTTTATGAAATAGGTACCCATGTAAACGTTGAACCTGTAAAAACGTATGATTTCTACGAGCCCAGGGTAGCTGGCCGCTATTATACTTTTCCTACAAATGTGCAGATAGGCAGTGATTTTTATACCGATGGCCGCAAGAAGTTTGCCCTTGGCCTGCATGGCCGGTACCGCACTTTTAATGAAAACAACCGGCAATTGTATTATGTGGAAATTTCGCCCAGGTATCGTGTTAACGATAAACTATCGCTCCAGTATAATTTTAATACCCGCACTGTACAGGATGAAATGGGTTCTTTCGGAGAAAATGTACGCAACGATTCTATATTTTTTGGTTTGCGCAATGTGCGGGCTATTTCCAGTACACTGAACAGCAGCTATATTTTCACTGAGAAAATGTCGCTTACCTTACGGGCCAGGCATTACACCTCTTCTGCTTTGTACCGCAAATATTTTGCTCTTAACACTGATGGCACTCTTACAGAAGCCAATTTTGACCAGGCGAAAGATGTGAATTTTAATACCTTCAACGTAGATATGGTATTTTCATGGTGGTTTGCTCCTGGTAGCGAAGTGAGCCTGGTCTGGAAGAATGCCATTGCTTCGGATGGTATGGAGTATACGCCCAATTATCTCAGCAATGTAAACCAAACCCTGCAATCGCCGCAGAATAACAGCATTTCTATCAAAGTATTATATTACTTGGATGTGTTGAACCTGAAAGGCAAATCCCAGCCCAAAGCACCTGCGCTGATAACAAGTATTTAA
- a CDS encoding thioredoxin domain-containing protein, which yields MSSHFQKEPNKLANETSPYLLQHAYNPVQWYPWGEEALQKAKTEDKPIIVSIGYSACHWCHVMERESFENEQIAKIMNEHFVAIKVDREERPDVDAIYMDAIQAMGIQGGWPLNVFLTPEAKPFYGSTYFPPRNWAQMLLNVAEAYKTNKGQLLESAEQFTEHLGFSDIQKYQLSGGETTYSVEELSSIFSKLAAKFDRSQGGMNKAPKFPMPSIYLFLLRYFKITKDEQALAQVKLTLDKMALGGIYDQIGGGFARYSVDAEWFAPHFEKMLYDNGQLISLYSEAYTCTQHELYKDVVYQTIDFAARELRSEEGGFYSALDADSEGEEGKFYVWTYADWQEALNKIELSKIDKKLFETYYHIEPEGNWEHGNNILFRTDETAFAQANNIDPVQFKKAHHQLKTHMLQERAKRIHPGLDDKILCSWNGLMLKGLVEAYQAFGEPLFLELALQNARFVLEKMRKGNQLYHSYKNGKATITGYLEDYAFVIEGLLALYQATFTEEWLTEARNLTKYVIDNFYDAEEQMFFFTDANAEKLIARKKELFDNVIPSSNSAMAKNLYLLGLLLDKPAWLEISEQMLARAKKIIVSDPQYLSNWAVLLAHRTQPTAEVAIVGPKVEDFRREISTFYFPNKVLTGTTEGSDLPLLEGREAIGSKTTIYVCYNRTCQLPVFSIQEAVKQLQEVLY from the coding sequence ATGTCTTCTCACTTCCAGAAAGAACCAAATAAATTAGCCAACGAAACCAGCCCTTATCTTTTGCAGCATGCCTATAATCCGGTTCAATGGTATCCCTGGGGAGAAGAGGCGTTGCAAAAAGCAAAAACAGAAGACAAGCCAATTATTGTAAGTATTGGTTATTCAGCCTGTCACTGGTGCCATGTAATGGAACGGGAATCTTTTGAGAATGAGCAGATTGCTAAAATAATGAATGAACATTTTGTGGCTATCAAAGTAGACCGGGAAGAACGTCCAGATGTGGATGCCATATATATGGATGCTATTCAGGCAATGGGTATACAAGGCGGCTGGCCGCTCAATGTGTTTCTTACGCCAGAGGCAAAACCGTTTTATGGAAGCACCTATTTTCCTCCCCGCAACTGGGCACAAATGTTATTAAATGTAGCCGAAGCCTATAAAACCAACAAAGGCCAGTTACTGGAATCAGCTGAACAGTTTACTGAACATCTGGGGTTCAGCGATATACAAAAATACCAGCTAAGTGGTGGGGAAACAACCTATTCTGTAGAAGAACTAAGCAGCATATTCAGCAAGCTGGCAGCAAAATTCGACCGGAGTCAGGGTGGCATGAATAAAGCTCCTAAGTTTCCTATGCCTAGTATTTATCTGTTTTTGCTGCGATACTTCAAGATTACTAAAGACGAACAGGCACTGGCACAGGTTAAACTTACCCTTGATAAAATGGCTTTGGGAGGCATTTATGACCAGATTGGAGGTGGTTTTGCCAGGTATTCAGTAGACGCTGAATGGTTTGCCCCTCACTTCGAAAAAATGCTGTATGACAATGGCCAACTTATTAGCTTATATAGCGAAGCTTACACATGCACCCAGCATGAACTCTATAAAGATGTTGTATACCAGACCATCGATTTTGCCGCCCGAGAATTACGCAGTGAAGAAGGTGGATTTTATTCAGCTTTGGATGCAGACAGTGAGGGAGAAGAAGGGAAATTTTATGTATGGACCTATGCAGACTGGCAGGAAGCGTTGAATAAAATTGAACTGAGTAAAATAGATAAGAAACTATTTGAGACATATTACCACATAGAACCGGAAGGTAACTGGGAACATGGCAATAATATTTTATTCCGGACTGATGAAACTGCTTTTGCCCAGGCTAATAATATAGATCCGGTTCAATTTAAAAAGGCCCATCATCAGCTAAAAACACACATGCTACAGGAAAGAGCAAAACGTATCCACCCTGGGTTAGATGATAAAATCCTGTGCTCCTGGAATGGATTAATGCTGAAAGGCTTGGTAGAGGCCTATCAAGCTTTCGGTGAACCGCTTTTTCTGGAGCTTGCCTTACAAAATGCCAGGTTTGTTCTGGAGAAGATGCGTAAGGGCAATCAATTGTATCACTCTTACAAAAACGGAAAAGCTACTATAACTGGCTATCTGGAAGATTATGCTTTTGTAATTGAAGGACTGCTTGCCCTCTACCAGGCTACCTTTACCGAAGAATGGCTAACCGAAGCCAGAAACCTGACTAAATATGTAATTGATAATTTTTATGATGCAGAGGAACAAATGTTTTTTTTCACAGATGCCAATGCCGAAAAACTGATCGCCCGTAAAAAGGAACTGTTTGATAATGTAATTCCATCCTCCAATTCAGCGATGGCAAAAAATCTGTATCTGCTGGGTCTGCTGCTCGATAAACCTGCCTGGCTGGAAATTTCAGAGCAAATGCTGGCGAGAGCCAAGAAAATCATTGTTTCTGATCCTCAATATTTATCGAATTGGGCGGTTTTGCTGGCACACCGCACGCAGCCCACAGCCGAAGTAGCCATTGTGGGCCCAAAAGTAGAAGATTTTCGTAGAGAAATTAGTACATTTTATTTTCCCAACAAGGTGCTTACCGGTACTACCGAAGGCAGCGATTTACCTTTGTTGGAAGGCAGAGAAGCAATTGGCAGCAAAACAACTATATATGTGTGTTATAACAGAACCTGCCAGTTACCAGTGTTTTCAATTCAGGAGGCAGTGAAGCAATTACAGGAAGTATTATATTAA
- a CDS encoding toxin-antitoxin system YwqK family antitoxin, translating to MKLLLTFLACLTFCVSYSQKVAITYFDESWLLTTKELASYFRVGRIDTVKYLYHGEVNDYYISGKLQMKGKYNQGVKIDTFYFFYPNGNLMTQGYYLQNVRYGIWTNFYDNNFVKDKIVYNNHFLSVLEYYDKDGNQKIRSGNGEWETSYYNEFTMDTVKIKGYFVDSLRNGT from the coding sequence ATGAAATTGCTTTTGACATTTCTGGCTTGTTTAACATTTTGTGTAAGCTACAGCCAGAAAGTTGCTATTACTTATTTTGATGAAAGCTGGTTACTTACCACAAAGGAATTGGCTTCCTACTTCCGGGTAGGTAGAATCGATACTGTTAAATATTTATATCATGGTGAAGTGAACGACTATTATATAAGTGGTAAGCTTCAAATGAAAGGTAAATATAATCAAGGCGTAAAAATTGATACTTTTTACTTCTTTTATCCCAATGGTAACTTAATGACACAAGGTTATTATTTACAGAATGTCAGATATGGAATATGGACTAATTTTTATGACAATAATTTTGTAAAAGATAAGATTGTCTATAACAATCATTTTCTGTCCGTATTAGAATACTATGATAAAGATGGGAATCAGAAAATAAGAAGCGGCAATGGCGAATGGGAAACATCATACTACAATGAGTTCACTATGGATACTGTCAAAATCAAAGGTTATTTTGTGGATAGCTTACGTAATGGAACCTAG
- the ruvC gene encoding crossover junction endodeoxyribonuclease RuvC — MIKPELQERIILGVDPGTRYMGYGLIMIKGKEVKLMQYGVINLTKYTNHEIKLKKIFERVTQLIDDYLPDEMALEAPFFGKNIQSMLKLGRAQGVAMAAALAREIPIVEYAPKKVKQSVTGNGNASKEQVAAMLKVLLKFDEDPKLYDATDALGVAMCHYFQVGAITSSGTSDKKVSGWGAFIADNPNRVK; from the coding sequence ATGATAAAACCTGAATTGCAAGAAAGAATTATACTTGGCGTAGACCCTGGCACCAGATATATGGGCTATGGCCTCATTATGATCAAAGGCAAAGAGGTAAAATTAATGCAATACGGGGTTATCAATCTGACTAAATACACCAATCATGAGATTAAGCTTAAGAAGATATTTGAACGGGTTACACAACTGATAGACGATTATCTGCCGGATGAAATGGCGCTGGAAGCTCCTTTTTTTGGCAAAAATATACAATCTATGCTCAAACTGGGAAGGGCGCAGGGGGTAGCCATGGCAGCAGCTCTGGCACGTGAAATCCCAATCGTAGAGTATGCTCCAAAAAAAGTAAAACAATCGGTAACCGGCAATGGCAATGCATCTAAGGAACAGGTTGCTGCCATGCTAAAAGTATTGCTTAAGTTTGACGAAGACCCTAAGTTGTATGATGCCACCGATGCCTTAGGTGTAGCCATGTGTCATTATTTTCAGGTAGGGGCGATTACAAGTAGTGGTACATCGGATAAAAAAGTAAGTGGCTGGGGTGCATTTATTGCCGATAATCCTAACCGGGTTAAATAA
- a CDS encoding glycosyltransferase, with amino-acid sequence MLLLSISIAYTFFTLFLIIKWIQLKTVDALAASIPHLRITVVIAIRNEEKNIIELLEDLNRQTFSSAQTEVIIVDDHSTDNTLSIIQFFQQRAIFTLHVLELKNYIPVPLSAGNYKKKAIEIAVHQATGELIATTDGDCRVGKYWLNSIAQYYQTHQARFISGPVTFHAEQTLFEHLQTVEFASLIGSGAVLLATGMPVMCNGANLAYSKEAFMAAGGYQDTAGSPSGDDIFLLQKINRLYPGKAFFLKSPEAIVHTRAKSSWQEFLQQRKRWASKWNLYQDKTASLIAIFIFISNFSLLIGLVLVMCQLYPLRMFLIQIAIRFGIEFVFLTLVLKFLNKQKNIPFILPLQLVYFLYVSLVGLITHRKGYEWKGRKLK; translated from the coding sequence TTGTTACTACTTTCCATCAGTATAGCGTATACCTTTTTTACATTATTTCTGATCATTAAATGGATACAATTAAAAACTGTAGATGCACTTGCTGCTTCTATCCCCCATCTGAGAATTACCGTTGTAATTGCTATACGGAATGAGGAAAAAAATATTATTGAACTACTTGAAGACTTAAACCGCCAGACTTTTTCATCTGCTCAGACTGAAGTAATCATTGTAGATGACCATTCCACAGATAATACCTTAAGTATTATTCAATTTTTTCAGCAAAGGGCAATTTTTACCCTACATGTACTGGAACTAAAAAATTATATTCCTGTACCGCTAAGCGCAGGAAATTATAAAAAAAAAGCGATCGAAATTGCCGTACACCAAGCAACTGGCGAATTGATCGCAACAACAGATGGCGACTGCAGAGTAGGAAAATATTGGCTAAATAGTATCGCCCAATATTATCAGACACATCAGGCCAGATTTATCAGTGGTCCGGTCACTTTTCATGCTGAACAAACTTTATTTGAACACTTACAAACCGTGGAATTTGCCAGCTTAATAGGTTCAGGTGCAGTTCTACTTGCCACAGGTATGCCAGTGATGTGCAATGGTGCTAATCTGGCATACAGCAAAGAAGCATTTATGGCAGCAGGTGGTTACCAGGATACGGCTGGTTCACCTTCAGGAGATGATATTTTTTTATTACAGAAAATAAACCGTTTATATCCTGGCAAGGCGTTTTTTCTCAAAAGCCCGGAAGCTATTGTGCATACCAGGGCCAAATCCAGCTGGCAGGAGTTTTTGCAGCAACGGAAACGGTGGGCCAGCAAATGGAATTTGTATCAGGATAAAACCGCAAGTTTAATAGCTATTTTCATCTTTATCAGTAATTTTTCCCTGCTGATCGGTCTGGTGCTGGTAATGTGCCAGCTATATCCACTACGTATGTTTTTGATACAGATTGCAATTAGATTTGGTATCGAATTCGTATTTTTGACTCTAGTACTAAAGTTTTTAAACAAACAAAAAAATATTCCTTTTATACTGCCGTTGCAATTGGTTTATTTTTTATACGTTTCGCTGGTTGGCCTGATAACCCATAGAAAAGGATACGAATGGAAAGGGAGAAAACTTAAGTAA
- a CDS encoding transporter produces MTDAEFDVLDELYFIESFDSLAKTLSMPEEQLKIVLTGLLEKGWIKCLSSATGELPADQEEFDSQYKKYYYLATKAGLLAHNSR; encoded by the coding sequence ATGACGGATGCTGAGTTTGATGTGTTGGATGAACTGTACTTTATAGAATCTTTCGATTCACTGGCCAAAACGCTTTCAATGCCGGAAGAACAATTAAAAATAGTATTAACCGGACTTTTAGAAAAAGGCTGGATCAAATGCTTGTCATCGGCAACCGGAGAGTTACCTGCAGATCAGGAAGAGTTCGACAGTCAATATAAAAAATATTACTACCTGGCCACCAAAGCTGGCTTGTTAGCTCACAATAGCAGATAA